The Deinococcus sedimenti genome has a window encoding:
- a CDS encoding AAA family ATPase, with protein sequence MALLQFRVQHFRSVKDSGWISCDDVTTLVGMNEAGKSNILLALWRLNPAQSGEIVARADLPRHLFAEARNKLKDYTFIEADFQLNAEDTARIAEKALIKNKDSLKVRVSRRFDGSYSIQFLDAQPAESFTWGLIRNVLLQQLQAVQEGHAGTPELQDAKEKVTTVLTHATEALPEGQSITEPLTKDLTARLLSVWSALPDSPFRKHVLTAWNQVRDAHLHFENPAKVNGVQDIVLKAIPKFVYYSNYGNLDSEIFLPHAIENMRRTDLTGTAEARARTLRVLFEFVGLNPQEIMEMGQELPTHQATEQNVHAIAERKADRQALLHSAMARLSREFKAWWKQGEYDFDFRADGNFFRIYVSDKLRRDPIELENRSTGLQWFLSFYLVFLVESGDAHRDAILLLDEAGHSLHPLAQRDLAAFFANLSQTNQVIHTTQSPFLVDTNHVERVKVVYVDDEGYTVTSENLRANEGTGTQQRSVYAVHAALGLSISDTLLQGCLPVIVEGVSDQIYLNAIKNYLVSTKSISPSREILFVPSGGTKGIKPLTGLLVGREGDLPSVVMDADQAGRNMHTQLKADLYKSSPKRLIPVSDFISVPDGEIEDLIPFEILAPFLDRMLRDAPDLFADTHNPAVPLVNQVEAFAAAHGITLDPGWKVTLAKGFKGRLLHKTPPAIDKTTVALWKKMFSRMLA encoded by the coding sequence ATGGCCTTACTTCAATTCCGTGTTCAACACTTCCGCAGCGTGAAGGATAGCGGGTGGATTAGCTGTGACGACGTTACGACCCTGGTAGGGATGAATGAGGCAGGAAAGAGCAACATCCTGCTGGCCCTCTGGCGCCTGAACCCTGCACAAAGTGGAGAGATTGTCGCCCGCGCCGATCTTCCTCGCCACCTGTTCGCTGAAGCGCGCAACAAGCTCAAAGACTACACTTTTATTGAAGCCGACTTCCAATTAAACGCTGAGGACACTGCAAGAATTGCCGAGAAGGCTCTCATTAAGAATAAGGACAGCCTCAAAGTGCGGGTGTCCCGCCGCTTTGACGGGTCGTATTCCATCCAGTTTCTCGACGCGCAACCGGCCGAGAGCTTTACGTGGGGTCTTATCCGTAATGTTCTCCTACAGCAATTACAAGCAGTACAGGAGGGCCACGCTGGAACGCCGGAACTGCAGGATGCCAAGGAAAAAGTCACGACTGTCCTGACGCACGCCACTGAAGCCCTGCCAGAAGGCCAATCCATTACAGAACCGCTGACGAAAGATCTCACGGCGAGATTACTCAGCGTCTGGTCGGCGCTGCCTGACAGTCCGTTCCGCAAACATGTTCTGACCGCCTGGAATCAGGTGCGTGACGCGCACCTGCACTTCGAGAACCCCGCCAAGGTCAACGGCGTCCAGGACATCGTGCTCAAAGCTATTCCGAAATTCGTCTACTACAGCAACTACGGCAACCTCGACTCCGAGATCTTCCTCCCGCACGCCATTGAGAACATGCGCCGCACGGACCTCACCGGCACGGCCGAAGCGCGGGCCCGCACACTGCGGGTTCTGTTCGAGTTCGTGGGCCTGAACCCTCAGGAAATCATGGAGATGGGCCAGGAACTCCCCACCCATCAGGCCACGGAACAGAATGTTCACGCCATCGCCGAGCGCAAAGCGGACCGTCAGGCCCTGCTGCATTCCGCGATGGCCCGCCTGTCCCGGGAATTCAAGGCGTGGTGGAAACAGGGTGAGTACGATTTCGACTTCCGCGCGGACGGCAACTTCTTCCGCATCTACGTCTCGGACAAGCTCCGCCGCGATCCGATCGAACTCGAGAACCGCAGCACGGGCCTGCAATGGTTCCTGAGCTTCTATCTCGTCTTCCTGGTGGAAAGCGGCGACGCGCACCGCGATGCGATCCTGCTGCTTGACGAGGCGGGCCACAGCCTGCACCCGCTCGCTCAGCGGGACCTCGCGGCGTTCTTCGCGAACCTCAGCCAGACCAACCAAGTGATTCACACCACCCAGTCCCCCTTCTTGGTCGATACGAACCACGTCGAGCGCGTCAAGGTGGTCTACGTGGACGACGAGGGCTACACCGTCACCAGTGAGAACCTGCGCGCCAACGAGGGCACCGGCACGCAGCAGCGTAGCGTGTATGCCGTCCACGCCGCCCTGGGCCTGAGCATCTCCGACACGCTCCTCCAGGGGTGCCTGCCCGTGATCGTCGAAGGGGTGTCGGACCAGATCTACCTCAACGCGATCAAAAACTACCTCGTGAGCACCAAGTCCATCAGCCCGTCTCGGGAAATCCTCTTCGTGCCGTCCGGCGGCACCAAGGGCATCAAGCCCCTAACTGGTCTCCTCGTCGGTCGCGAGGGTGATCTGCCCAGCGTGGTGATGGACGCCGACCAGGCCGGCCGAAACATGCACACGCAGCTGAAAGCGGACCTGTACAAGAGCAGCCCCAAGCGCCTCATTCCCGTGTCGGACTTCATCAGCGTGCCGGACGGTGAAATCGAGGATCTGATTCCTTTCGAGATTCTGGCGCCGTTCCTCGACCGGATGCTGCGGGACGCCCCCGACCTCTTCGCCGACACCCATAACCCTGCTGTGCCACTTGTGAACCAGGTGGAAGCCTTCGCTGCGGCGCACGGCATCACCCTCGATCCCGGATGGAAAGTCACGCTGGCCAAAGGGTTCAAAGGTCGCCTGCTGCACAAAACACCTCCGGCGATCGATAAGACGACGGTCGCCCTGTGGAAGAAGATGTTTAGCCGAATGCTCGCCTGA
- a CDS encoding sce7726 family protein, producing the protein MSLDAPTRDAAALAYARQTYRSATVHHRGRGWYDITIPEFEWDGTPCTLVNHFRVALAPSQEGRGLHETAARQALMALHSAGWAIPELNIQSAEGFPGRADLCVIPAGGRSIGYEIKTEKDNLSRLAHQVRMYDQCFAERVLATTPRHLAGADQLLPETWSLIVLDPITHEIVELQRLPQPQEQDLATERLILEELHVEELNALLHNLGVTRTHTMNNDQRRALLNTHYDVATLRGLALRTLATRENARVTATRLGTT; encoded by the coding sequence GTGAGTCTGGATGCCCCGACCCGTGATGCTGCAGCACTCGCGTATGCACGGCAAACGTACCGGTCCGCCACCGTACACCATCGCGGCCGCGGCTGGTATGACATCACCATCCCAGAGTTCGAGTGGGACGGCACCCCCTGCACCCTCGTGAACCACTTCCGCGTGGCCCTGGCGCCCAGTCAGGAAGGTCGAGGCCTGCATGAAACCGCGGCCCGGCAGGCCCTCATGGCGCTGCATTCGGCCGGCTGGGCTATCCCGGAACTCAATATTCAGTCCGCTGAGGGCTTCCCTGGTCGGGCGGATCTCTGTGTCATCCCAGCTGGCGGCCGCAGCATCGGCTATGAGATCAAGACGGAGAAGGACAACCTCAGTCGACTCGCCCACCAGGTTCGCATGTACGACCAGTGCTTTGCAGAGCGAGTCCTGGCCACAACACCGCGTCACCTCGCAGGGGCTGACCAGCTGCTCCCCGAGACATGGAGCCTCATCGTACTGGATCCAATCACCCACGAAATTGTTGAGCTTCAGCGACTGCCGCAGCCGCAGGAACAAGACCTCGCTACTGAGCGCCTCATCCTCGAAGAACTCCACGTCGAGGAGCTGAATGCCCTCCTCCACAACCTAGGGGTGACCCGCACCCACACGATGAACAACGATCAACGCCGCGCCTTACTCAACACCCACTATGACGTGGCGACCCTCCGCGGACTCGCCTTACGCACTCTGGCCACCCGAGAGAACGCGCGTGTTACGGCTACACGATTGGGAACGACGTGA